One Calliopsis andreniformis isolate RMS-2024a chromosome 9, iyCalAndr_principal, whole genome shotgun sequence genomic window carries:
- the Nipp1 gene encoding nuclear inhibitor of protein phosphatase 1, whose protein sequence is MANHYEVPNWAGKPPVGLHLDVLKNDKLIQKLMVDEKKCYLFGRNQQLNDFCIDHASCSRVHAALVYHKHLNRAFLVDLGSTHGTFIGNLRLEPHKPTQLPIDSTFHFGASTRYYIIRERPQTGTRPIIEELEKLSEDIDAGGLLGLPETETELDNLTEFNTAHNRRISMLGITDDEIHKPTRKRKKKGITFNDDEEVINPEDVDPSVGRFRNLVQTTVVPSKRMRMEGGLISLSEDHNPSRHLPPTSTTPQLYQDLPPEQFTPSSLSLNPFSSALSSLTSRLGIALPNPAPEVEMTPNQIQAETPHVPEIPGPTETRTMEPKKKKYAKEAWPGKKPIPTLLV, encoded by the exons ATGGCTAATCATTACGAAGTGCCCAATTG GGCTGGAAAGCCACCAGTTGGATTGCATTTGGATGTTTTGAAAAATGATAAATTGATCCAG AAATTAATGGTTGATGAGAAAAAATGCTACCTGTTTGGTCGAAATCAACAATTGAATGATTTTTGTATAGATCATGCTTCTTGTTCTCGCGTTCATGCAGCTCTTGTATATCATAAACATCTAAATCGTGCATTTCTTGTTGACTTGGGTAGTA CACATGGAACTTTCATTGGTAATCTACGTTTGGAACCACATAAACCTACACAGTTACCAATCGATAGTACATTTCATTTTGGAGCTTCTACTCGGTATTATATTATTAGGGAAAGACCACAAACAGGCACAAGACCTATTATTGAAGAATTAGAAAAATTATCAGAAGATATTGATGCTGGTGGTTTATTGGGTCTACCTGAAACAGAAACAGAACTTGAT AATTTAACAGAATTTAATACTGCACATAACAGACGTATATCTATGCTCGGTATAACAGATGACGAAATTCATAAACCAACCAGAAAACGAAAGAAAAAGGGAATTACTTTTAATGATGATGAAGAAGTAATAAACCCGGAAGATGTCGATCCGTCGGTTGGCAGATTTCGTAATCTTGTACAAACTACTGTTGTCCCCAGTAAA AGGATGCGTATGGAGGGAGGTTTAATATCTTTATCGGAAGATCACAATCCTTCAAGACATCTTCCACCTACGTCGACTACACCTCAACTTTATCAAGATTTACCACCCGAACAGTTTACTCCCTCATCTTTGTCCCTCAATCCATTTTCTAGTGCTTTGTCTTCGCTAACATCTCGACTTGGTATTGCGTTACCAAATCCGGCACCTGAAGTAGAGATGACACCTAATCAAATACAGGCAGAAACACCACACGTACCAGAAATACCAGGACCCACTGAAACACGAACTATGGaaccaaaaaagaaaaaatatgccAAAGAGGCTTGGCCTGGGAAAAAGCCCATACCAACACTTTTGGTATAA
- the Lop2 gene encoding long wavelength sensitive opsin 2 isoform X1 gives METVTLLNTHNITVPLLMEAIPLQNSILTTTTGPQFARQWMHFNNETVVSKVPENMLHLIDTYWYQFPPLHPIWHKVLGLVMIVLGIIGWFGNGVVVYVFIMTPSLRTPSNLLVVNLAFSDFIMMGFQCPPMVICCFYETWILGSLMCDIYAMVGSLCGCASIWSMTAIALDRYNVIVKGMSGKPLTIKKAILEIIIIWLFGLLWTILPMVGWNRYVPEGNMTACGTDYLSLSWASKSYILVYSIFVYYTPLFTIIYSYYFIVSTVAAHEKGMREQAKKMNVTSLRSGDNQSVSAEAKLAKVALTTISLWFMAWTPYLVINYIGIFNRTLLTPLFTIWGSLFAKANAIYNPIVYGISHPKYRAALKEKLPCLVCGSTEEQAPASGGEKPEGGENS, from the exons ATGGAGACAGTTACGTTATTAAATACCCACAACATAACTGTGCCATTGTTGATGGAAGCTATTCCTCTACAAAATTCTATCTTGACAACAACTACAGGTCCACAATTTGCAAGACAATGGATGCATTTTAATAATGAAACAGTTGTTAGTAAAGTGCCAGAAAATATGTTACATCTAATTGATACATATTG GTATCAGTTTCCTCCTTTACATCCAATATGGCATAAAGTTTTAGGACTTGTTATGATTGTGCTAGGAATTATTGGGTGGTTTGGAAATGGTGTTGTTGTTTATGTTTTTATAATGACACCATCGTTGAGAACACCAAGTAATCTGCTTGTAGTAAATCTCGCTTTTTCAGACTTTATAATGATGGGCTTCCAGTGTCCTCCTATGGTAATTTGCTGTTTTTATGAAACATGGATTCTTG GATCATTAATGTGTGACATCTATGCAATGGTTGGCTCATTGTGTGGATGTGCGTCTATATGGTCGATGACAGCCATTGCATTAGATAGGTATAATGTTATAGTAaag gGTATGTCTGGAAAACCTCTTACTATCAAAAAGGCCATTCTTGAAATCATAATCATATGGTTATTTGGTTtattatggacaattctacctatGGTAGGGTGGAACag ATATGTTCCAGAGGGTAACATGACAGCTTGTGGAACAGACTATCTTAGTTTAAGTTGGGCCTCCAAATCGTATATATTAGTTTATTCTATATTCGTATATTATACGCcactgtttactattatttatagctATTACTTTATTGTATCT ACTGTTGCAGCTCATGAAAAAGGAATGAGAGAACAGGCAAAGAAAATGAACGTTACATCTTTACGATCTGGCGACAATCAAAGCGTTAGCGCTGAAGCAAAATTAGCAAAG GTAGCATTAACGACAATATCGTTATGGTTTATGGCGTGGACACCATATCTTGTAATTAATTACATAGGAATATTCAATCGTACCTTACTCACGCCACTTTTCACCATATGGGGTTCTCTGTTTGCAAAAGCTAATGCTATATATAATCCTATTGTATATGGAATCAG TCATCCGAAATACAGAGCTGCGTTGAAGGAAAAATTGCCATGTTTAGTATGCGGCTCGACCGAGGAACAAGCTCCTGCATCTGGAGGAGAAAAACCAGAGGGCGGCGAAAACTCTTAG
- the Lop1 gene encoding long wavelength sensitive opsin 1 yields MTVINGPIYEAYSWGGQGPKFGNQTVVDKVPPDMLHLIDAHWYQYPPLNPMWHGILGFVIGVLGFISVSGNGMVVYIFLSTKSLRTPSNLFVINLAISDFCMMFCMSPPMIINCYYETWVLGPMFCQIYAMLGSLFGCGSIWTMTAIAFDRYNVIVKGLSGKPLTITGALLRILGIWLFSLIWTVAPVLGWNRYVPEGNMTACGTDYFSKDFLSVSYIVMYSIWVYVAPLFLIVYSYWFIIQAVAAHERNMREQAKKMNVASLRSSDNQNTSAECKLAKIALMTISLWFMAWTPYLVINYAGIFNLVKISPLFTIWGSLFAKANAVYNPIVYGISHPKYRAALFAKFPSLACAAEPAPADATSTTTTVADGEKSNA; encoded by the exons ATGACGGTCATTAACGGGCCTATTTATGAAGCCTACTCATGGGGAGGCCAAGGGCCCAAATTTGGTAATCAGACGGTAGTGGATAAGGTTCCTCCGGATATGCTCCACTTGATTGATGCTCACTGGTATCAGTACCCACCTCTGAATCCCATGTGGCACGGGATTCTTGGTTTCGTAATTGGCGTGCTTGGTTTCATCTCTGTATCCGGTAATGGAATGGTCGTTTACATATTTCTGTCGACAAAAAGCCTTCGGACGCCAAGCAATTTATTTGTCATCAACCTCGCCATCAGCGACTTCTGCATGATGTTCTGCATGTCTCCACCTATG ATAATCAACTGTTATTACGAAACATGGGTACTTGGACCTATGTTTTGTCAAATCTACGCGATGTTGGGCTCTTTGTTCGGATGTGGCTCCATATGGACGATGACAGCGATTGCGTTCGATAGGTACAATGTGATTGTCAAGGGATTATCTGGTAAACCACTGACTATTACTGGAGCTCTCCTTCGTATACTGGGTATATGGCTTTTCTCTCTGATCTGGACTGTTGCGCCCGTGTTGGGCTGGAATCG ATATGTACCTGAGGGTAACATGACCGCGTGTGGCACCGACTACTTCAGTAAGGACTTCTTATCCGTCTCCTACATTGTGATGTACAGTATATGGGTGTACGTCGCACCGCTGTTTCTTATCGTTTATAGCTACTGGTTCATCATCCAAGCGGTCGCTGCACACGAAAGGAACATGCGAGAACAGGCCAAGAAGATGAACGTTGCTTCTCTGCGATCGTCTGATAATCAGAATACTAGTGCCGAATGCAAACTTGCGAAG ATTGCTCTTATGACGATCTCTTTATGGTTCATGGCCTGGACTCCATATCTAGTCATCAACTACGCCGGCATATTCAATCTCGTCAAGATCAGTCCGCTATTTACTATCTGGGGCTCTCTCtttgccaaagctaatgcagtctATAATCCAATTGTTTACGGAATTAG ccaCCCGAAATATCGAGCTGCACTATTTGCGAAATTCCCATCGCTGGCATGCGCCGCTGAACCTGCACCAGCGGATGCAACCTCTACTACTACCACTGTTGCCGATGGTGAGAAGTCGAATGCGTAA
- the LOC143184213 gene encoding tubulin alpha chain translates to MRECISMHVGQAGVQMGNACWELYCLEHGIQPDGTMPSDKISGTNDCFNTFFNETSSGKMVPRAVMVDLEPTVVDEVRIGPYKQLYHPEQLITGKEDAANNYARGHYSIGREVIDSVMDRVRRLTDQCTGLQGFFVFHSFGGGTGSGFTSLLMQKLSDDYGKKSKLEFAVYPAPQVSTAVVEPYNAILTTHTTIGHSDCAFMVDNEAIYDICRRKLGIERPSYANLNRLISQVVSSITASLRFDGALNVDLTEFQTNLVPYPRIHFPLATYAPVVSADKAFHEGMSVAEITSECFEASNQMVKCDPREGKYMACCLLYRGDVVPKDVNAAIAAMKGKSCIRFVDWCPTGFKVGINYQPPTVVPGGDLAKVQRAVSMLSNTTAIEEAWAKLNYKFDLMYHKRAFVHWYVGEGMEEGEFAEARDDLAALERDYEEVALESSTTPDASLEY, encoded by the exons ATG CGTGAGTGTATATCGATGCACGTTGGTCAAGCGGGAGTCCAAATGGGCAACGCGTGTTGGGAATTATATTGTCTCGAACATGGAATTCAGCCGGACGGAACAATGCCATCAGATAAAATCTCTGGGACAAATGATTGTTTTAACACTTTTTTTAACGAAACGAGTTCTGGCAAAATGGTACCGCGAGCTGTAATGGTCGACCTCGAGCCCACGGTCGTCG ACGAAGTACGAATAGGTCCTTACAAACAATTATACCATCCTGAGCAATTGATCACGGGCAAAGAAGACGCTGCCAATAATTACGCTCGCGGTCATTACTCCATTGGCAGAGAAGTTATAGATTCCGTGATGGATAGAGTTCGAAGACTGACCGATCAATGTACGGGTCTCCAAGGATTCTTTGTTTTCCACTCGTTCGGCGGTGGTACGGGATCGGGTTTTACTTCTTTACTCATGCAAAAGTTATCGGACGATTATGGAAAGAAAAGCAAATTAGAATTCGCTGTGTACCCGGCACCACAA GTGTCTACCGCCGTAGTAGAGCCTTATAACGCAATCTTGACAACACATACAACGATCGGACATTCAGATTGCGCGTTCATGGTTGACAATGAAGCAATTTACGATATCTGCCGACGAAAACTCGGTATTGAAAGACCTTCTTACGCAAATTTGAACCGTCTCATTAGTCAAGTGGTTTCATCGATTACCGCCTCTTTGAGATTTGACGGAGCTTTGAACGTGGATCTGACCGAATTCCAAACAAACTTAGTACCATATCCTAGGATCCACTTCCCTTTGGCGACCTATGCCCCGGTGGTGTCCGCCGACAAGGCCTTTCACGAAGGCATGTCAGTCGCGGAAATAACTTCTGAATGCTTCGAGGCATCTAATCAAATGGTTAAATGCGATCCACGCGAGGGAAAATACATGGCATGCTGCCTTCTTTATCGCGGTGACGTTGTCCCAAAGGACGTGAACGCCGCGATTGCTGCGATGAAGGGTAAAAGTTGTATACGGTTCGTCGACTGGTGCCCTACTGGTTTTAAAGTCGGTATCAATTATCAACCACCTACTGTTGTTCCCGGCGGAGACCTTGCAAAG GTACAAAGAGCGGTCTCGATGTTGTCGAATACCACAGCTATCGAGGAAGCATGGGCGAAGTTGAATTACAAATTCGACCTGATGTATCATAAACGAGCGTTCGTTCATTGGTATGTCGGGGAAGGCATGGAAGAAGGCGAGTTCGCGGAAGCCCGTGACGATCTCGCTGCACTCGAAAGAGATTATGAGGAAGTTGCTCTTGAATCTTCAACTACACCGGATGCTTCATTGGAGTATTAA
- the Sld5 gene encoding DNA replication complex GINS protein SLD5 translates to MEDDLETRVEVEDEQEEEELTAQSALLAIEEAWLNEKFAPEILPHQSDLVDCMLQQITHMEENMKRLDKGDLRLMIHRMELDRIKFVISSYLRARLEKIEKYTIHILSQEANRTIALQHMPGNFQTFEVNKLSVKPNIHAYVFLKANGRANGIILPGLLDEEIDLEPGSQHIIQYSAVADLVKNGAVQLI, encoded by the exons ATGGAAGATGATTTAGAAACGCGAGTAGAAGTCGAGGATGAACAGGAGGAAGAAGAATTAACTGCTCAAAGCGCTTTATTAGCAATAGAAGAGGCTTGGTTAAACGAGAAATTTGCTCCTGAAATTTTGCCTCATCAGTCTGATTTGGTCGACTGCATGCTACAGCAGATCACGCACATGGAGGAAAATATGAAGAGGTTAGATAAAGGGGATCTCAGGTTAATGATTCACAGAATGGAGCTAGATAGAATCAAATTCGTGATATCCAGTTATCTCAGAGCTCGATTAGAGAAAATTGAGAAATATACCATTCATATACTTTCGCAGGAAGCTAACAG AACTATAGCTTTGCAACACATGCCtggcaattttcaaacattcgaaGTAAATAAGCTCAGTGTAAAGCCAAACATACATGCATATGTATTCTTAAAAGCAAATGGTAGAGCAAATGGGATTATATTACCTGGATTGTTAGATGAAGAGATAGATTTAGAACCAGGTTCCCAGCACATTATACAGTATAGTGCTGTTGCTGATTTAGTTAAAAATGGTGCTGTTCAATTAATTTAG
- the LOC143182861 gene encoding ATP-binding cassette sub-family C member 4, translating into MDGSKKYDNPNPKLTANIFSKLIFWWLKPLFCYGKDHDFEVKDMYNVMPEDVSQTLADKLERNWFKEIKTATENFRKPKFFNALKKTFMWSFMYYGGWQFFVAVVVKVLQPYALGLLIWHFDPRAISTITEAYIYASSVVVLIALNALIVHHSNFGLMVLGMRMRIACSSLMYRKILRLSNCSSNATSPGNIINLLSNDVGRFEQLFMALHYIWILPIQGAVITYMIWRNVGIASLAGVLLISVQTVPLQGYLGRWISKLRLKIAIRTDERVRLMSEIISGIQVIKMYTWEKPFEKLVSIARSHEIDILLVSSYLKGFTLATFVFTERTTLYFTIMAYVLLGNYISADKAFSIAQYYNILQLTMAILYPMAVSAAAEAAVSIKRVEKFLLFKENTNLVPYKYVNGDGSIVMKGVSASWSENTIVTTLQDINIHIQPGKLYAIVGSVGAGKTSFLQLILKELIQSRGDIQVNGNVSYASQEAWLFSGSVRNNILFGQHYDSKKYNEIIKVCALTKDFQQFNYGDKTLVGDKGAALSGGQRARINLARAVYRNADIYLLDDPLSAVDTHVGKHLFNECIKNYLQKKTRILVTHQIQYLKQCDYIIVLNNGKIEYEGTFADLQNKHVDFMTILSEEEQKEDLEITKVNENNTPDISITSENSKDEEEAEPQETEELVAKGDVSKMLYWKYFRAGGSILMILCFAITLLLGQLGSSGCDYFVAYWTKQEELNIRSNNNYTVQILKQNETFPAFTEGTSKLVNDTSIDNFNETILEFLTTSENRSLDNTTWFMDMQPHESYYLDHATALWIYGGLITLSILFTTIRNLIFYKICMNASRNLHNLMFSCLLKAPMLFFDTHPSGRILNRFSKDVGAVDEMLPRTMVESVQIFAVMVGILIQVIIINWWTIFPTFIMGFLYWKIRTIYLKTAQDVKRFEGITKSPVFSHVNSSLLGLSTIRSSSAQDMVRREFDTHQDLHTSTYYLIIATSAAFGLALDFVSIAFIAFITYSFIIINDENTFAGSVGLAVSQVLLLCGMLQHGMRQTAETIAQMTSVERILQFTQLDKEGPFESEPHKKPALQWPSKGEIQFDHVYLRYNDSEPPVLKDLCFFIKPGEKVGIVGRTGAGKTSLISALFRLTKFEGAIRIDSLDTREIGLHDLRKQISIIPQEPILFSASLRDNLDPFNNYDDTALWYALEDVELKSSVSSLDYNVSERGTNFSVGQRQLLCLARAILRNNKILLLDEATANVDPATDALIQKTIRQKFKNCTVLTIAHRLNTIMDSDKVLVMEHGKVVEFDHPYILLQNDQGYFTSLVKETGKLMYEQLKNVAEEAYNSSNRPESQVQPKTTDNTTILPNS; encoded by the exons ATGGACGGTAGTAAAAAATACGATAATCCTAATCCTAAACTGACGGCAAATATATTcagtaaattaatattttg GTGGTTAAAACCCTTGTTTTGCTATGGAAAAGATCATGATTTCGAAGTTAAGGATATGTATAATGTTATGCCCGAAGATGTTAGTCAAACTCTGGCAGATAAGCTTGAGAG GAACTGGTTTAAAGAAATCAAAACAGCGACAGAAAATTTTAGGAAGCCTAAATTTTTCAACGCTTTGAAAAAAACATTTATGTGGTCTTTTATGTATTATGGAGGATGGCAATTTTTTGTAGCAGTTGTTGTAAA GGTTCTACAACCATATGCCTTAGGCCTTCTTATTTGGCACTTTGATCCTAGAGCAATATCTACTATCACAGAAGCATACATTTATGCTTCATCTGTTGTAGTCTTAATTGCACTTAATGCTCTAATTGTTCATCATTCAAATTTTGGTTTAATGGTACTTGGAATGAGAATGAGAATAGCATGTTCATCCCTAATGTACAGAAAG attttacgcCTATCCAATTGTTCTTCTAATGCTACAAGCCCAGGGAACATTATAAATTTATTATCAAATGATGTAGGAAGATTTGAACAATTATTTATGGCATTACACTATATTTGGATTTTACCAATTCAAGGTGCTGTGATTACTTATATGATTTGGAGAAATGTAGGAATTGCTAGTTTAGCTGGTGTTCTTCTCATAAGTGTCCAAACTGTACCTCTCCAAG GGTATCTTGGGAGATGGATATCAAAGTTACGATTAAAAATTGCAATTAGGACAGATGAAAGAGTACGTTTAATGTCAGAAATTATTAGTGGAATTCAAGTTATTAAAATGTATACTTGGGAAAAACCATTTGAAAAACTTGTTAGCATTGCTAGAAG CCATGAAATAGATATTCTTTTAGTTTCATCATACTTAAAAGGTTTTACTTTAGCTACTTTTgtgttcactgagagaacaaCATTGTATTTTACAATTATGGCGTATGTACTTCTTGGAAATTATATATCTGCTGACAAAGCATTTTCAATAGCTCAGTACTACAATATTCTTCAACTTACTATGGCAATATTATATCCGATGGCTGTGTCTGCAGCTGCTgaggctgctgtatctattaagAGAGTTGAG AAATTCCTGttgtttaaagaaaatactaatTTAGTCCCATATAAGTACGTTAATGGAGATGGTAGTATTGTGATGAAAGGTGTTTCAGCATCCTGGTCAGAAAATACAATTGTTACTACTTTGCAAGATatcaatatacatatacaaCCTGGAAAGCTTTATGCTATTGTTGGTTCAGTTGGTGCAGGAAAG ACTTCGTtccttcaattaattttaaaagaaCTGATACAATCGCGTGGAGATATACAAGTAAACGGTAACGTATCGTATGCTAGTCAGGAAGCGTGGTTATTTTCTGGTTCGGTTCGCAACAACATACTTTTTGGACAACATTATGACTCAAAGAAGTATAACGAAATTATTAAAGTATGTGCCCTTACCAAAGATTTTCAACAGTTTAATTATGGCGATAAAACTTTAGTGGGAGATAAAGGTGCTGCGTTAAGTGGAGGACAACGAGCAAGAATAAATTTAGCCAG GGCTGTATACCGAAACGCAGATATTTATTTACTAGATGACCCACTATCTGCAGTTGACACACATGTTGGAAAACATTTATTCAACGAATGTATTAAGAATTATCTTCAAAAGAAAACAAGAATTCTCGTTactcatcaaatacaatatttaaaacAGTGTGACTACATTATCGTATTAAATAAC GGTAAAATTGAATATGAAGGTACATTTGCAGACCTTCAAAATAAACATGTAGATTTCATGACTATACTTTCTGAGGAAGAGCAAAAAGAAGATTTGGAAATTACAAAAGTCAATGAGAATAATACACCTGACATATCCATTACTTCTGAGAATAGTAAAGATGAAGAAGAAGCGGAACCACAAGAAACAGAAGAATTAGTAGCTAAAGGGGATGTTTCAAAAATGCTTTACTGGAAATATTTTAGAGCTGGAGGTTCAATTCTCATGATCCTATGTTTTGCAATTACTTTACTTTTGGGGCAATTAGGAAGCAGCGGTTGTGACTACTTTGTCGCGTATTG GACGAAACAGGAAGAACTAAATATAagaagtaataataattacacagTGCAAATATTGAAACAAAACGAGACATTTCCTGCATTTACAGAAGGAACAAGTAAACTGGTTAATGACACCAGCATAGATAACTTTAATGAAACAATTCTTGAATTCTTAACTACTTCGGAAAACAGAAGCTTAGATAATACT ACATGGTTTATGGATATGCAACCTCATGAATCATATTACCTCGATCATGCTACTGCTTTATGGATTTATGGAGGTCTTATTACTTTAAGCATATTGTTTACTACAATTAGAAATCtaattttttacaaaatatgCATGAACGCCAGTAGAAATCTTCATAATCTCATGTTCTCATGTTTACTAAAAGCGCCAATGTTATTTTTTGATACACATCCTTCTG GTCGTATTTTGAATCGTTTTTCGAAAGATGTTGGAGCAGTAGACGAAATGCTACCAAGAACAATGGTAGAATCTGTTCAGATATTTGCAGTAATGGTTGGAATTTTAATAcaagttattattattaattggtGGACAATATTTCCAACATTCATCATGGGTTTTCTATATTGGAAAATAAGAACTATTTATCTTAAAACTGCTCAAGATGTGAAACGTTTTGAAGGAATTA caAAAAGTCCCGTCTTTTCTCATGTTAACTCGTCattattaggattgagtacaatTCGTTCATCTTCAGCGCAAGATATGGTTCGCAGAGAATTTGACACTCACCAAGATCTTCATACAAGTACTTATTATTTGATCATAGCAACGAGTGCTGCTTTTGGGTTAGCACTGGATTTTGTATCCATTGCTTTTATTGCGTTTATTACATACAGTTTCATTATAATAAATGATG aaaatacATTTGCTGGAAGTGTGGGCCTTGCCGTATCGCAAGTATTACTTTTATGTGGAATGCTTCAGCATGGAATGCGACAAACTGCAGAAACGATAGCACAAATGACTAGTGTAGAACGAATTCTACAGTTTACGCAACTTGATAAAGAGGGACCATTTGAAAGTGAACCTCATAAAAAACCGGCGTTACAATGGCCTTCCAAGGGAGAAATTCAATTTGATCATGTGTATTTACGTTATAACGATTCAGAGCCACCTGTTCTTAAAGACTTATGTTTCTTCATTAAACCTGGTGAAAag GTAGGAATTGTGGGTCGAACTGGTGCTGGTAAAACTTCTTTGATATCAGCCTTGTTCCGTTTAACCAAATTCGAAGGTGCTATTCGAATAGATAGCTTAGATACGAGAGAAATAGGTCTTCATGACTTAAGAAAACAAATCTCCATTATTCCCCAAGAACCTATATTATTTTCGGCATCGCTTCGAGATAATCTCGATCCATTCAATAATTATGATGACACTGCTCTTTGGTATGCTCTCGAGGATGTAGAACTGAAATCAAGTGTCTCCTCTCTCGACTATAATGTTTCAGAAAGAGGAACCAATTTCAGTGTAGGACAAAGACAATTACTTTGTCTGGCACGAGCAATTCTAAGAAACAATAAGATTCTTTTGCTAGATGAAGCTACAGCTAATGTAGATCCTGCCACAGATGCTTTAATACAAAAAACTATCAGACAAAAGTTTAAGAACTGCACAGTATTAACCATAGCTCATAGATTGAATACTATCATGGATAGCGATAAAGTGCTAGTTATGGAACACGGAAAAGTTGTTGAGTTTGATCATCCATATATTTTACTTCAAAACGATCAAGGTTATTTTACCAGTTTGGTTAAGGAAACTGGAAAACTAATGTATGAACAGTTAAAGAATGTCGCTGAAGAG GCTTATAATAGTTCTAATCGTCCAGAATCACAAGTACAACCAAAAACTACCGATAATACTACAATTTTACCAAATTCGTGA
- the Lop2 gene encoding long wavelength sensitive opsin 2 isoform X2 produces MMGFQCPPMVICCFYETWILGSLMCDIYAMVGSLCGCASIWSMTAIALDRYNVIVKGMSGKPLTIKKAILEIIIIWLFGLLWTILPMVGWNRYVPEGNMTACGTDYLSLSWASKSYILVYSIFVYYTPLFTIIYSYYFIVSTVAAHEKGMREQAKKMNVTSLRSGDNQSVSAEAKLAKVALTTISLWFMAWTPYLVINYIGIFNRTLLTPLFTIWGSLFAKANAIYNPIVYGISHPKYRAALKEKLPCLVCGSTEEQAPASGGEKPEGGENS; encoded by the exons ATGATGGGCTTCCAGTGTCCTCCTATGGTAATTTGCTGTTTTTATGAAACATGGATTCTTG GATCATTAATGTGTGACATCTATGCAATGGTTGGCTCATTGTGTGGATGTGCGTCTATATGGTCGATGACAGCCATTGCATTAGATAGGTATAATGTTATAGTAaag gGTATGTCTGGAAAACCTCTTACTATCAAAAAGGCCATTCTTGAAATCATAATCATATGGTTATTTGGTTtattatggacaattctacctatGGTAGGGTGGAACag ATATGTTCCAGAGGGTAACATGACAGCTTGTGGAACAGACTATCTTAGTTTAAGTTGGGCCTCCAAATCGTATATATTAGTTTATTCTATATTCGTATATTATACGCcactgtttactattatttatagctATTACTTTATTGTATCT ACTGTTGCAGCTCATGAAAAAGGAATGAGAGAACAGGCAAAGAAAATGAACGTTACATCTTTACGATCTGGCGACAATCAAAGCGTTAGCGCTGAAGCAAAATTAGCAAAG GTAGCATTAACGACAATATCGTTATGGTTTATGGCGTGGACACCATATCTTGTAATTAATTACATAGGAATATTCAATCGTACCTTACTCACGCCACTTTTCACCATATGGGGTTCTCTGTTTGCAAAAGCTAATGCTATATATAATCCTATTGTATATGGAATCAG TCATCCGAAATACAGAGCTGCGTTGAAGGAAAAATTGCCATGTTTAGTATGCGGCTCGACCGAGGAACAAGCTCCTGCATCTGGAGGAGAAAAACCAGAGGGCGGCGAAAACTCTTAG